The Curtobacterium sp. MCSS17_015 genomic sequence GCGAACTCGATGAGCGCGGCATGGTGCGTGGGGACCTCGACGGGGAAGGTCTCACCGGCACGGTCACCCGAGGCGATCGTGCGGCGGTCGAGCGACTTCGAGGACACCGCCTGCACCCGGCTGGCGGTGCCGAAGGCGTGCACGAGCGTCGTGACGTAGTACGGCCCCATGTCGAAGAGCGGGCCGGCACCGGTCGCGAACAGGAAGTCCGGGTTCGGGTGCCACGCCTCGGGTCCGGGCACGTGGAACAGCGTCGTCGCGGTGAGCGGCTCGCCGATGTCACCGCGGGCGATGGCGCGGAGCGCGGTCTGGATGCCGGCGCCGAGCACGGTGTCCGGCGCGGTCGCGACGCGGAGGCCCTTCGCCTGTGCCGACGCGAGCACGGCGGCGGCCGAGTCGTGGTCGGTGGCGATCGGCTTCTCGCTCCACACGTGCTTGCCGGCGTCGATGATCTGCTGGTCGACCTCGGCGTGCACGGCCGGGATCGTCAGGTTGATGACGATCTGGACGTCGTCGCGGGCCAGGAGCTCCTCGACCGTGCCCGAGGCCGCGACGCCGTACGCCGACGCCTGCGCGGCGGCCCGGTCGAGCAGGACGTCGGCGACGAAGCGGACCTCGACGTCGGCGAACTGCGTCAGGTTCTCGAGGTACTGCGTGGAGATGTTGCCGGCACCGATGATGCCGATCCCGACGCGGCTCACGCGGCACTCCCCGCGGCGTCGTTCGCCTGCAGCCACGTGAGGGACTCGGTGATGCCCTCGAAGACGTCGCCCTTGTACGCGTCGAACTCGACGACGCGGATGGCCTGCGGCGCGGCGGCGAGGATGCCCCGCACGTCGACGTCGCCCTGCCCGGCCGGGGTCTGGTTCTCGAAGGCGCGCTGGAGGGCCTCGGGCACGATGAGCGCGCTCTCGGACGAGGGCAGCGCGGTGCGGATGTCACCGTCGACCTTGCCGTCCTTGACGTGGATGGCGACGACGCGCTCGCCGAGGCTCCGGAGCACGGCGGCGGCGTCCGCGCCACCGACCGTCGCCCAGAAGGTGTCGACCTCGAGCACGGTCTCGGGCGAGAGCTGCTCGACGAAGAGGTCGTAGACGGTCCGGCCGTCGACCTTGTTCGTGAACTCCCACTGGTGGTTGTGGTAGCCGAACTGCAGGCCACGGGCAGCGGCCTCGGCGGTGAGCACGTTGACGCGCTCGGCGATGGCCTTGACGTCGTCGGCGGTCTGCCAACGGTCGGTCGGGATGAACGGGTCGATGACCGTGCGGATGCCGAGGCGCTCGGCGGCGTCCCAGATCGGCGCGGTGTCCTCGGCGTCGATCACGGCGACGTGACCGGACGGGGCCTGCAGACCGGTGGCGGCGAAGGCGCGCTCGAGGTCGGCGGCGCGCTCGACGAACGCGTACGGCTCGACGTTCTCGTAGCCGATCTCGCGGACCCGGGCGATGGCTGCGTCGAGGTCTTCGGCGATGGCGTCGCGCAGTGAGTAGAGCTGCACAGAGGTGGTGGGCATTGCAGAGGCTCCTTCGATCCTGACTGGTGTGCGGCCGACGGAGACACTGCTCCACGGCGAGACGATCACGACGCTACCGCAGAAACCACCCGGTGTGTAGTTTTCACGGTCGCTGACTTCGGGGTGCCATGTATGCTCACCCTCGTAAAACCGTACGAGGTATGGTTTTCATCGACTCAAGGAGGCGTCATGAGCACACCCGAACCCGCGGAGACCCCGGTGCTGGTGCACCCGGAGCAGGGGATCACCCAGCCGGTCAGCACCCTGCGTGTCAGCGTCGGCTACCAGATCGCACTGTTCCTCGGACAGTTCGGCCTGTTCGTGGCGCTCATGGCGCCGGTCTACGTGAGCATGCAGCTCAAGGCGGAGGCGCTCGCCGGCGACGACGCCGCGAACGTCATCGGCTCGGTGCTGCCGATCGGCGCGTTCGGGGCGCTCATCATGAACCCGCTCGCCGGTGCCCTGTCCGACCGGACCCGGACGCGCTGGGGCCGCCGCCGTCCGTGGATGCTCACCGGCGTCGTCGTCTTTGCGATCGCCCTGGGCTGGATCGCGTACGCGCCGGACACCCTGCAGCTGACGCTCGGCTGGCTCCTCGCGCAGCTCGCCGCCAACACCGTGCTCTCGACACTGACCGCGAGCTTCGCCGACAACGTCCCCGAGTTCCAGCGTGGCAGGTCGTCGAGCATCATCGCGCTCGCCCAGAACACCGCCGTCCTGGCCGGCACGTACCTGTCCGTGTTCTTCGTCGCGAACCTGCCCGTGCTGTTCATCGCGCCGGGCATCCTGGCGATCGTCCTGGTGGTCGT encodes the following:
- a CDS encoding Gfo/Idh/MocA family oxidoreductase codes for the protein MSRVGIGIIGAGNISTQYLENLTQFADVEVRFVADVLLDRAAAQASAYGVAASGTVEELLARDDVQIVINLTIPAVHAEVDQQIIDAGKHVWSEKPIATDHDSAAAVLASAQAKGLRVATAPDTVLGAGIQTALRAIARGDIGEPLTATTLFHVPGPEAWHPNPDFLFATGAGPLFDMGPYYVTTLVHAFGTASRVQAVSSKSLDRRTIASGDRAGETFPVEVPTHHAALIEFAGGQSAQSTFSFQHALPRMGFVEINGTLGTISLPDPNTFEGSSQLWRYGHDEPETLPAVGSTWGRGTGVVELARAIAEDRPERASGAVALHVLDVLLGIRDAAESGSAVEITSTVDAVPPLPEDFDPAAAVLTAGVDA
- a CDS encoding sugar phosphate isomerase/epimerase encodes the protein MPTTSVQLYSLRDAIAEDLDAAIARVREIGYENVEPYAFVERAADLERAFAATGLQAPSGHVAVIDAEDTAPIWDAAERLGIRTVIDPFIPTDRWQTADDVKAIAERVNVLTAEAAARGLQFGYHNHQWEFTNKVDGRTVYDLFVEQLSPETVLEVDTFWATVGGADAAAVLRSLGERVVAIHVKDGKVDGDIRTALPSSESALIVPEALQRAFENQTPAGQGDVDVRGILAAAPQAIRVVEFDAYKGDVFEGITESLTWLQANDAAGSAA